A single Roseinatronobacter monicus DNA region contains:
- a CDS encoding molybdopterin-binding protein, producing the protein MKFGPVAVSDAAGAILAHSIALGATRLRKGRVLDIADLHALHAAGHEQVTVARLDATDMDEDAAALALARALVPDPKAAGLALKPVGTGRVNIVAQGPGVLKLRAAQVHAVNAIDPAITVATLPDLMRMDPGAMAATVKIIAYGVAASAVAQACAAGQGALQLLPPVLRRASLIQTRVRPDEDGAKGHAITAARLERMGVALDPVCVVPHQIAPLAQTLEKATGELVLILTGSATSDLYDTAPEALRRAGGKVAHFGMPVDPGNLLFLGQLGARPVIGLPGCAKSPALNGADWVMERIICGLDVTPADIMSMGVGGLLKEIPTRPRPRRQGEPAQHRTAPVD; encoded by the coding sequence ATGAAATTTGGACCCGTTGCAGTGTCTGACGCGGCAGGTGCCATTCTTGCGCATTCCATCGCGCTGGGGGCCACACGGTTGCGCAAGGGCAGGGTGCTGGACATCGCAGACCTGCACGCCCTGCACGCGGCGGGGCATGAACAGGTCACGGTTGCTCGGCTGGACGCCACCGACATGGACGAGGACGCCGCCGCTTTAGCGCTGGCGCGCGCGCTGGTGCCCGACCCAAAGGCGGCGGGTCTTGCGCTGAAACCCGTGGGCACCGGGCGGGTCAATATCGTGGCGCAGGGGCCGGGGGTGCTGAAGCTGCGCGCGGCACAGGTCCATGCCGTGAATGCAATTGACCCCGCGATAACAGTGGCGACCCTGCCGGATCTGATGCGGATGGACCCCGGCGCAATGGCGGCGACTGTCAAGATCATTGCCTATGGCGTGGCGGCATCTGCCGTGGCGCAAGCCTGTGCGGCGGGGCAGGGTGCTTTGCAGCTTCTTCCGCCTGTCTTGCGCCGTGCCAGTTTGATTCAGACGCGGGTGCGCCCCGACGAAGACGGGGCCAAGGGCCATGCCATCACCGCCGCCCGGTTGGAGCGGATGGGTGTGGCGCTTGACCCTGTATGTGTTGTGCCGCATCAGATCGCGCCCTTGGCGCAGACGTTGGAGAAGGCAACGGGCGAATTGGTGCTGATCCTGACCGGCTCTGCCACCTCTGATCTGTATGACACAGCCCCCGAAGCCCTGCGCCGCGCAGGCGGTAAGGTGGCGCATTTTGGCATGCCCGTAGACCCCGGCAATCTGTTGTTTCTGGGCCAGTTGGGTGCGCGCCCCGTAATTGGCCTGCCGGGTTGCGCCAAAAGTCCTGCGCTGAACGGTGCCGATTGGGTGATGGAGCGGATCATTTGCGGGCTTGACGTGACACCTGCTGATATCATGTCAATGGGTGTGGGCGGGCTGCTGAAAGAGATACCCACCCGTCCGCGCCCGCGCAGACAAGGAGAGCCTGCGCAGCACCGCACTGCGCCAGTGGACTAA
- a CDS encoding (2Fe-2S)-binding protein has protein sequence MSQVKMKVNGREVSADTEGRTLLSSYLRDLLGLTGTHVGCDTSQCGACVVLVHGKAIKSCTAFAADLDGAEVTTVEGMANPDGSLGKIQQAFQDYHGLQCGFCTPGMVMSTAALLAENPTPTEEEVRHYLEGNICRCTGYQNIVRSVMAASGQDAGALAAE, from the coding sequence ATGTCTCAGGTGAAGATGAAGGTAAATGGCCGCGAGGTCAGTGCGGATACAGAGGGGCGGACATTGCTGTCCAGCTATCTGCGCGATCTGCTGGGCCTGACCGGAACGCATGTGGGCTGTGACACCAGCCAATGCGGGGCCTGTGTGGTGCTGGTGCACGGCAAGGCCATCAAATCGTGCACCGCATTCGCCGCCGATCTGGACGGGGCCGAGGTCACGACCGTGGAAGGCATGGCAAACCCCGACGGCAGTCTTGGCAAGATCCAGCAGGCATTTCAGGATTATCATGGGCTGCAATGCGGCTTTTGCACGCCCGGCATGGTGATGTCGACTGCGGCCTTGCTGGCCGAGAACCCAACCCCCACCGAAGAAGAAGTGCGCCATTATCTGGAAGGCAATATCTGCCGCTGCACCGGGTATCAGAATATCGTGCGGTCCGTAATGGCCGCCTCCGGGCAGGATGCAGGCGCGCTTGCGGCAGAGTGA
- a CDS encoding xanthine dehydrogenase family protein molybdopterin-binding subunit produces the protein MPKDDGIGASTKRREDVRFLTGNGKYTDDINLRGQSFVHFLRSDVAHGRINGIDTAAAEAMPGVLKVFTSADFDSAGGIPCGWQITDRFGGVMQEPKHPILAEGKVRHVGDPIAAVVAETYEQARDAAEAIEVDIEELEAVVDMKAALADGAPKVHDELTSNLCYDWGFVEENKDAVNAAFESAAHVVSLELSNSRLVANPMEPRVAVGDYDPWGDNHTLYTTSQNPHVIRLLMGAFVLNIPEHKLRVVAPDVGGGFGTKIFHYAEEAFCTYAAKVLKRPVKWTSSRSEAFISDAHGRDHKTKIELALDAEHNFTALRTDTYANMGAYLSTFAPSVPTWLHGTLMAGNYRTPLIYVNVKAVFTNTVPVDAYRGAGRPEATFQLERLVDKAARELGVDPIELRRKNFIRADQFPYQTPVAVVYDTGNYDATMDKMLELSDYANFDKRAAESKARGKLRGFGIAHYIEACGIAPSNLVGQLGARAGLYESASVRVNATGSISVYTGSHSHGQGHETSFAQVVAEMIGIDTNSIEIHHGDTANTPMGMGTYGSRSLAVGGSAIVKATNKIIDKAKKIAAHLLEAAPEDIELKDGKFSVAGTDKSVDWSGVTLAAYVPHNYPLEDLEPGLEETAFYDPSNFTYPSGAYGCEIELDPETGKIDILRFIAADDFGNIVNPMIVEGQVHGGIAQGIGQALLENCVYDDQGQLLSGSYMDYAMPRADDVRGFTVDHSCITPCTHNPLGVKGCGEAGAIGSPPAVVNAAIDALHRAGHTHVTHIDMPLTPSRVWAAMKG, from the coding sequence ATGCCCAAAGATGACGGCATTGGCGCCAGCACCAAACGGCGCGAGGATGTGCGGTTCCTGACGGGGAACGGCAAGTATACCGATGACATTAACCTGCGCGGCCAGAGTTTCGTGCATTTCCTGCGCTCGGATGTAGCGCATGGGCGCATCAATGGAATTGACACCGCAGCGGCCGAAGCCATGCCCGGTGTGCTCAAGGTCTTTACATCGGCCGATTTTGACAGCGCGGGTGGTATTCCCTGCGGCTGGCAGATCACCGACCGTTTTGGCGGCGTGATGCAAGAACCCAAGCATCCCATTTTGGCCGAAGGCAAAGTGCGCCATGTGGGCGACCCGATTGCTGCGGTCGTGGCCGAAACCTACGAGCAGGCGCGCGACGCCGCCGAGGCGATCGAGGTTGATATCGAAGAGTTGGAAGCTGTGGTCGACATGAAGGCCGCGCTGGCCGACGGTGCACCAAAGGTGCATGACGAACTGACCTCGAACCTGTGCTATGACTGGGGCTTTGTCGAAGAAAACAAGGACGCGGTGAACGCGGCATTTGAGAGTGCCGCGCATGTCGTGTCGTTGGAATTGAGCAATAGCCGCCTTGTCGCCAACCCGATGGAGCCGCGCGTGGCGGTGGGCGATTACGACCCGTGGGGCGACAATCACACGCTCTATACCACCAGCCAGAACCCGCATGTGATCCGGCTGCTGATGGGTGCGTTCGTGCTCAATATCCCAGAGCACAAACTGCGCGTAGTGGCCCCGGATGTGGGCGGGGGCTTTGGCACAAAAATTTTCCACTACGCAGAAGAGGCGTTTTGCACCTATGCGGCAAAAGTGCTGAAACGCCCTGTGAAATGGACCTCATCGCGCTCCGAGGCGTTCATCTCTGACGCGCATGGCCGCGACCACAAGACGAAGATCGAACTGGCGCTGGATGCGGAGCATAATTTCACCGCGCTGCGGACAGACACTTACGCGAATATGGGGGCGTATCTGTCGACCTTCGCGCCCTCGGTCCCGACTTGGCTGCATGGCACTTTGATGGCCGGGAACTACCGCACGCCGCTGATTTATGTAAACGTCAAGGCGGTGTTCACCAACACAGTGCCGGTTGACGCATATCGCGGTGCAGGCCGACCCGAAGCGACGTTCCAGCTTGAACGGCTGGTCGACAAGGCCGCGCGCGAACTGGGTGTGGACCCGATTGAGTTGCGGCGCAAGAACTTCATCAGGGCCGATCAATTCCCGTACCAGACCCCGGTCGCGGTGGTCTATGACACAGGCAATTACGACGCCACGATGGACAAGATGCTGGAGTTGTCGGACTATGCGAATTTCGACAAACGCGCTGCCGAGTCGAAAGCACGCGGCAAGCTGCGCGGTTTTGGCATCGCCCATTACATCGAGGCTTGCGGAATCGCGCCCTCGAACCTTGTGGGGCAGTTGGGCGCGCGTGCTGGCCTGTATGAATCCGCGTCTGTGCGGGTTAATGCGACCGGCTCTATCAGCGTTTATACCGGCAGCCACAGCCATGGGCAGGGGCACGAGACCAGCTTTGCGCAAGTGGTGGCCGAGATGATCGGGATTGATACCAACAGCATTGAAATTCACCACGGCGACACGGCGAACACCCCAATGGGCATGGGCACCTACGGGTCGCGGTCCTTGGCCGTGGGCGGGTCTGCGATTGTAAAGGCCACGAATAAGATCATCGACAAGGCCAAGAAGATCGCCGCCCATCTGCTTGAAGCGGCCCCCGAAGATATCGAGCTGAAGGACGGCAAGTTCAGCGTGGCGGGAACCGATAAATCCGTAGATTGGTCCGGCGTCACACTGGCCGCCTATGTTCCACACAATTACCCGCTGGAAGATCTGGAACCGGGGCTGGAAGAAACCGCCTTCTATGATCCGTCGAACTTCACCTACCCATCAGGCGCTTATGGCTGCGAGATTGAGCTGGACCCGGAAACCGGTAAGATCGACATCCTGCGCTTCATCGCGGCAGATGATTTCGGCAATATCGTCAACCCGATGATCGTTGAAGGTCAGGTGCATGGCGGGATCGCGCAGGGGATCGGTCAGGCTTTGCTGGAAAACTGCGTCTATGACGATCAGGGCCAGTTGTTGTCGGGCAGTTATATGGATTACGCCATGCCGCGCGCTGATGATGTGCGGGGCTTCACAGTGGATCATAGCTGCATCACACCCTGCACGCACAACCCGCTGGGCGTAAAAGGCTGCGGCGAAGCCGGGGCCATCGGATCACCGCCAGCAGTGGTCAATGCTGCAATTGATGCGCTGCACCGTGCGGGCCATACGCATGTCACGCATATCGACATGCCCCTGACGCCCTCGCGCGTCTGGGCGGCCATGAAAGGTTGA
- a CDS encoding FAD binding domain-containing protein produces MHNFEFVKPSSIAEAVAALSNEDAQPLSGGQTLIPSMKARLNAPETLVSLTGIPEMQGVCPDGDSLVIGAATTHATVAEQAAGHFPGLAALAGQIGDPAVRNRGTLGGSLANNDPSACYPAAVLGTGATIVTNTREIAADDYFQGMFTTALDEGEIITSVRFPIAEKSAYAKFLQPASRFALTGVFVAKYATGVRVAVTGASEIGVFRWTEAEAALSQEFSADAISGLTCSSDEMISDLHGTPEYRAHLVGVMTRRAVAAAK; encoded by the coding sequence ATGCATAATTTTGAGTTCGTGAAACCCAGCAGCATCGCCGAGGCTGTTGCCGCCCTCTCCAACGAGGACGCACAACCCTTGTCGGGCGGGCAAACCCTGATCCCCTCGATGAAGGCGCGGTTGAATGCGCCGGAAACACTTGTCAGCCTAACCGGCATCCCCGAAATGCAGGGGGTTTGCCCGGATGGGGACAGCCTTGTTATTGGTGCGGCCACAACCCACGCCACGGTCGCGGAACAAGCGGCAGGGCATTTCCCCGGCCTTGCAGCGCTTGCAGGCCAGATTGGCGACCCTGCGGTGCGCAATCGCGGCACTCTGGGCGGCAGTCTGGCCAATAACGACCCCTCTGCCTGCTACCCTGCGGCGGTGCTTGGCACAGGGGCGACCATCGTCACCAATACCCGTGAAATTGCTGCGGATGATTATTTTCAAGGCATGTTCACCACAGCACTGGACGAAGGCGAGATCATCACCTCGGTGCGGTTTCCCATTGCCGAGAAATCGGCCTATGCGAAATTCCTGCAACCGGCGTCGCGGTTCGCGCTGACGGGCGTGTTTGTGGCGAAATACGCAACTGGTGTGCGCGTCGCTGTGACCGGCGCATCTGAGATCGGCGTTTTTCGCTGGACCGAAGCCGAAGCCGCCTTGTCGCAGGAGTTTTCGGCAGATGCGATTTCCGGGCTGACATGCTCTTCTGACGAGATGATCTCGGATTTGCACGGCACACCTGAATACCGCGCGCATCTGGTCGGTGTGATGACGCGGCGGGCCGTTGCCGCTGCAAAGTAA